From the Selenomonas sp. oral taxon 920 genome, the window GCAGATGAATGGGAGGAATTGGAAGGGGGGAGATTATGAGCTGGGTGGAACAGCTGGTGCAGACCTATGATGAGAACGAGCGCTTTGCCGGCAGGGATGATGTTGAGGGTATGAAGGTTGCTTTATCTCCTATGGGGTATAGCATACATGATGCATGGCTCGAAGTAGTATTGGGAGAAAATGGAGACTTTATTCATGCATTTGAACTTCCTAAAGAAGAACGCGCAACGTCGATGCCTTGTACGCCATACCCAAGAACATCGGGACCAGTGCCGCATCCGTTGTTTGATAACCTGTCGTATGTGTCCAGAGACTACCAGAAATTTATTGAAAATCCATCTAGTAAAGATAGGGAGTCTTATGGGGCATATAAAGAGCTTCTCGCAAAGTGGGTGCAGCAAGAAGATTCTCCATTGATTGTGCGAGCAGTTTATGCATATATCAGTCAGCATGACTTAATTTATGACTTAATTGAAAGGAAGATTGCGACAGAGAAAAAAATAAAATCAAAGTTATCATCGGTTGTTCGATTCAGCATAGAGGGGCACATTGCTCCTTGGCGTGACAAAGAGGTACAAGATTCTTATAGAAATGTTTACAGCAGGCTATTCTATGAGAATTCATCCAAGTCTCTTTGTTATGGATCAGGAAAGAAGATGGTAACTATTGAGAAACCTGATACCAGAGGAATTCGAACGCATGGAGATGGGACAAGGCTTATTTCTTCCAATGATGAAGACAATTTTACTTTTCGTGGACGGTTTGTTTTAGGAAAGGAATGTCTTTCAATTGGAGAAGAAACCGTTCAAAAATCGATGAATGCCTTGCGATGGCTTGTTGAGAATCAAGGAAAAAACGTTGATGGGCGTGTGTTCCTTGCATGGGGCAGAAACTCCGTGTCGATTCCTTCCGTCTTTGATGATACGGAGGGATTGATACACAAGCGCAGACCTATGGAGGCGGCGCAGCCGGATACTCTGAAAATGTGGGCTCAGAATCTGCATAAAGCGTTGGATGGCTATCGGCATGATTTTCGGCGTGCAAAGACGAGTCAGGTTAATGTCATAATCCTAGACGCAGTGACTAATAAGGGGCGGCTTTCTATCTGCTATTACGGCGAGATGGCGGGCGAGGACTTTATCGAACGAATCGAAAAATGGCATACAGCTGGTCAGTGGTATCAGCGAAATCAAGATAAAACGGACAAGAAAAATCCAGGTTGGTATCCACCCTACTTTGGAGTTCCTAGCCCACGAAAGCTGGTTTATGCATATCGTGGTGATAACGTCAGTGATAAGCAGATGAAGATGGAACTTCACAGAATATTCTTCTCCATTGTCCAAGGTGTTCCATTGCCTGCAGATATGGAGCGAATGGCGTATAGCCGAGTGGTAAGAAGGGCAATATGTGATCCATTGAAAAAATGGGAGCATCTGATTTTAGAACCTG encodes:
- the cas8c gene encoding type I-C CRISPR-associated protein Cas8c/Csd1, which codes for MSWVEQLVQTYDENERFAGRDDVEGMKVALSPMGYSIHDAWLEVVLGENGDFIHAFELPKEERATSMPCTPYPRTSGPVPHPLFDNLSYVSRDYQKFIENPSSKDRESYGAYKELLAKWVQQEDSPLIVRAVYAYISQHDLIYDLIERKIATEKKIKSKLSSVVRFSIEGHIAPWRDKEVQDSYRNVYSRLFYENSSKSLCYGSGKKMVTIEKPDTRGIRTHGDGTRLISSNDEDNFTFRGRFVLGKECLSIGEETVQKSMNALRWLVENQGKNVDGRVFLAWGRNSVSIPSVFDDTEGLIHKRRPMEAAQPDTLKMWAQNLHKALDGYRHDFRRAKTSQVNVIILDAVTNKGRLSICYYGEMAGEDFIERIEKWHTAGQWYQRNQDKTDKKNPGWYPPYFGVPSPRKLVYAYRGDNVSDKQMKMELHRIFFSIVQGVPLPADMERMAYSRVVRRAICDPLKKWEHLILEPACSIICNRLNRKKEVYTVALNERKTNRSYLFGRLLAVADQMERETFTAEEKGSRITNAMRYMNIFSSRPASTWETIQKKLLPYQAKREKFGGKEIALIDEIISMFDDGEFCSNAPLEVEFLLGLSCQRYVFRKENKKDAMREENK